The Candidatus Bathyarchaeia archaeon DNA segment TGCGTTATTTGCGGCGAGAGGATTTTTAGAACGACTGGATAGCCGATTTGTGAGGCGCATGAAATTGCTTCTTCTAGTGTCTTAGCGACCATTGTTTTTGCTACTGGAAACTCGTAGTATTCTAGTAGTTTTTTGGCTTCGGCTTCGTTTAGGAGCTCGCGATTTTCTGCGGCCGCGTTTCTGATTATTGTCATTATCGGGCGTTTTGGCGGAGACGCGTCGACTGGGAGCTCTTCTGGTGTTTCGTAGATTAGTTCCAAGTTGCGTTTGTAATGGTACATGTAAAGGTAGGTTTTGATTGCTTGTTCTGGCGTTCCGTATGTTGGAATGCTGTTTTGGTTTAGGATGCTGTTTGCGTCTTCCACGGCTCCGCGTCCCATGAAGGAAGTTAAGATTGTCTTGTTTTGGTAGCCCCTGTTCTTTACTACTTCTGCTATGGCTTGTGCGATTTCGACTGGTTCAGCAACTGCTTGAGACGTGTAGATGATTAGGATGCCGTCCACGTTTTCGTCGTTTAAGCACGCTTCAACTACCGCCTTGTAACGATCTGCATGCGCATCACCTAGAATGTCGATTGGGTTGCCTCTGCTCCAGTAAGGCGGCAAGATACTGTTAAGATAATCCATTGTTTTCTGGCTTAGTTTGGCGAGTTTTCCGCCTCGCGCGATTAACGCGTCAGTAGCCATGACTCCGGGTCCGCCTGCGTTTGTGATTATGGCGAGGTTTGGTCCTTTTGGTAGGGGCTGCATGCCTAGGACTTCGGCGGCGTTGAATAGGTCTGCGATTTCTTCTACGCGTACCATGCCTGCGCGTTTGAATGCAGCGTCGTAAATCATGTCTTCGCCTGTGAGCGAGCCCGTGTGTGATGCGGCGGCTTTTGCGCTTTCTGTGAATTTGCCTGCTTTTACTACGATTATGGGTTTTGTGCGTGCGAAGTGGCGGGCTGCGCTTAGAAATTTTCGCGCGTTTGTTATGCCTTCTATGTACATGAGGATGCTGCGGGTTTTTGGGTCTGTTCCGAAATAGTCGATTAAATCGCCGAAGTCTACGTCTATCATTGAGCCTACTGAGACGAAGTTGCTGAAGCCGATGTTTTCTTCTATTGCCCAGTCAAGAATTGCGGAGCCAAGCGCGCCAGATTGGCTGATGAAGGCGATGTTGCCTGGTTTGGGCATTTTGCTTATGAAAGTAGCGTTTAAGTTGACACTTGGGCGAATGACGCCTAAACAGTTTGGTCCGATTATGCGTAAGCCGTATTTGCGTTTTATTTCAGTTATTTTGTCTTCTAGTGCTTTGCCTTCTTCGCCGATTTCTTTGAAGCCTGCTGAAATTATGATTATGCCTTTTATTCCTGCTTTGCCACATTGTTCGACTATTTCGGGGACGGTTTTGGCTGGAGTGGCGATAACGGCTAAGTCGACTGGTTCTGGGATTTGGTTAACAGACTGGTAAGCCTTTAAGCCTAAAACTTCTGGCTTGCGAATGTTTACGGGATAGACTTTGCCATTAAAACCAAGCTCAATAAAATTTTTCATTAACGCATAGCCTACAGTGCCCTCTTCGTCGCTTGCGCCGATTATGGCGACGCTTCGAGGATTAAAAATCTTATCAAGATACAAGGTAACCAAGACAGAGCAACCATCCAGATAAGTGGTGAATCCTATAGCGGAAATTAAAACTTTGCGACTTAATACTACAACTTTCGCTTGAGGAACTTGTTTCTTTCGTTTAACGAAGAGTCATTCGAAATATAAAGAAAAGTGATTTTGGGTTAACATGCGCAAGTATTAAAAATCAATTGCATGAAAGATAGTGGATTGATGTGTTATGAAAAGAAAAATCGTTCTAACCCTAACATTGACAATACTGGTGTCTGCTTTATTATGTGCAAAACTTATCTCAATAAACCCTACGAATGCCGTACAAACAACCGTACAACTTCTGTGGACGAATCCCATGCAAGTACACGATGTAGCAGTCTCAGCCAACGGCAACTACCTAGCCGCAGTAAACAACACCGGCTTACACTATTTCGATGCAGACAGCCCAAACCCAATATGGTCTTACCAGCCCGAAGCGGGCACACTCTTGTCAGTGGCTATATCCGCTGACGGCGACTACGTGGTAGCAGGCGACACCAACGGCTACCTACACTACTTTAACCAGTCAACCCACAGAACAGGCAGCCAAACCACGCCAACATGGACAAGCATGGGCATGGGCCCGGGACCAGTAGAAAAGGGTACATTGGATATGTCGGCAAACGGCAACTACACCGTAGTAGGGGGAACAGGCATAAGTATATGGTACTACGCTGGATGCATAGCACGAACAGGACCAGACCAGACTCCAACATGGACCCGCATGGCAGGCGTAAGCGACTACCGCACTGTCCATATTTCACCAAACGGTAAATACGTGGCAGGCGGCGGAGCAAGCTACGAAGGCGGATTTGTAATTTTCTTCAAAGACGCAGACACGCTTGAAGGAAACCCATCACCAACATGGATGGCGCAGACTCAACTAACCAGCACAATAATGGAGTTGGCACTGTCAGACGACGGTTACGCAGTAGCAGCAATAGACTCTGGACCAATACCATCAACCCTATATTACTGGGCAAACGCCACAAACCTAACAGGCGACCCAGAGGCAACATGGACAAATCCAAACGCGTTCAGTTGCGTAGATACTAACGGCAATGGCGAAACGGTGGTAACAGGGGGAATCTACTTTACAAGCGTGCACTACTGGGCAAATGCAAGGACACGCGAAGGAACACAAGACGAAGATTGGGTAAACCTAACCGAAACAAACGTCTATGACATAGCAATAAGCAAGGACGGAAGCATAATGGCGGTTCCAACCATGGACCCCTCATCAGGCGATTACGCAGCTTACTTCTTAACAGCAAATGGTAACATCATAGGCAACATCACGTTGCCGTCTTTCGCAAACATGGTTTCAATGTCCACTGCGGGCACAACAGTAGCAATGGCTGGACCGGGCTACGACAGCCTATACCTATTCAAAATAGAAACAGACTCAACCCCGCCCTCAATAAACGATGTTTACCAACAACCAGACGAAGACAACGTGTATCCAACCAACACTGTAATAGTCTACGCCAACGTGACAGACGACCAAAGCGGAGTAAAACAGGTAATATTAAACTATACTACTGGCAATGGAACATGGTTCACCCAAACAATGGAGCTTTACATAGCAGACATCTGGAACGCCACAATACCAGCCTTCCCATACTGCACAACAATAACCTACATAATCATAGCAGAAGATAACGCTTACAACACAATATCAACAGACGAACTGGGATTCGCGCTTCAATACCACGTCATCCCAGAATACACGCCAACACTACTCATACTAGCGCTAATGACAGCAACAACCCTAACAGCCACAGCCTACAAAAGAAAAAGAAAATAATAACACACCCCATTTTTCTCATTAAACCACAATTCACCGAAAAATTCAACCTATATATAAGGGAGGGCTATACCTTCCACGAGCACAAAAAGAACACAATCGCCTAAACATTCAACTTCTGCTTTATCGCATTCCGCTTCTCATCCGCCAAAGGACCAAACTTCTTAATACGCTCAGTAAACATCACGAACAACTCCGCAGCCTTCTTATACACTGGCAAAGGCACATAACTATACCGCACACGCATGCTCTCCACGCCAAACTGCGCTAATTCGCGTCCCAACTCAATCATCCGCTTCTTCGTAAACTTCTCATCAATCTCCTCACTGCCCTCAATCACCAAAACACCATCCGCGCCAAAAGCAAACGCACTAAACAAATGCTTCCTACCCAAAATCGCCGTAGAAGGAACTGCAACAATACGAATATTCTCCGGATAATTCGCGCGGTCCAAACCCAAAAAGTCCATACCCGTATAACCAACATTCTTATCCACAAACGCAACAACCCGCACTTCACCAGCATCTTTATCCGCCAAAACACCACGCAACTGCGCAAACAACTGCCTACTCGTCGAATTCTTAAAATCAATCGCTTCTTGCGGACAAACAGGAATACAAGCACCACACCCAACACACTGAAACGGGTCAACTTTAGCCTTACCATCCACCATAGTAATCGCGTTAACTGGACAAACAGGCACACATGCTTGGCAACCATTACACAAATCCGCAATCACAAACGCCTTTTCTGGGCTAGTCGTCACATAATCACTCTTCAAAAACAAAGCCGCCTTAGCCGCTGCTCCCAAACCATCACTAACCGTATCACGCACATCCTTAGGACTCAAAGCACAACCACAAGCAAAAATTCCAGTAACAAGCGAATCAACAGGATCAAGCTTCGGATGCTTCTCAGTAATGAAACCATCCTCACCAATCGAAACCTTCATCTTCTCCGCAAGCTCCTTCAAACCCTTAGGAGGAACCATCGGCGTCGCCAAAGCAACCATGTCAAACTCTGCCTCGCCAACCTCACCAGTCAACGTGTCCTCAGCCTGAACCACAAGCTTACCATTACTGTTATTCTTGAAAACTTCCGCCACTTTCCCACGAATAAAAGTAACACCTGCTTCCTGATCACGCCAATACAAATCCTCATAGCCCTTTCCAGTAGCCCTAATATCCGTATAATAAATCGTAACATCAATACCCAACATTTTCTTCAACACAAAAGCCTGCTTCAACGCGTACATACAACAAATGCGGCTACAATAAGGAATATACTTCTTATCACGCGAACCAGCACACAAAACAATCGCCACACGCTTAACATCGCTGCCATCCGCACGCTTAACATACCCGCCAGTTGGGCCAGTCGCAGAAACAAACCGCTCCAAATCCATCATCGTAATAACATCCTTGTAAACACCATAACCAAAAGTCTCAAGTTTACGCGCATCATAAAGCTGATAACCAGTAGCCAAAATTATGCCGCCAACCTTCAACTCCACAACCTGCCCAGCATCATCAATATTAATAGCTTTAGCAGGACAAAGCTGCTCACATTTACGACACTTGTTACACGCTTCAAAATCTATCACATAAGCAGAAGGAACAGCCTGCGGAAACTCAATGTAAGCCGCCTTTCGCTTAGACAAACCCTCATTAAACTCGTCCGGAACAGAAATCGGACAAACCTTAGCACACACACCACAACTTCTACACTTCTGAACATCCACACCACGAGGCTTCATAAACACCTTCACATTATAATTGCCCGGACGCCCACTAACTTCCTGCACCTCAGCATAAGTAAGCAAATTAACATTCGGGTTCCTACCAACCTCAGCCATCCTCGGCGTCAAAATACACTGCGCACAATCTAAAGTTGGAAAAACCTTCGTCAACTTCGCCATGTTCCCGCCAATACTAGGCTTACGCTCAACCAAATGCACCTTATAACCCAAATAACCAAGCTCAAGCGCAGCCGTAATCCCAGCAATCCCACCACCAACAATAAGAATTTCCCGCGAACCCTTCTCGCTTATAGTTTCTAAAGGCTCAAGCTCCTTACTCCGTTCATAACCACCTCTAATCAAACTTATCGCTTTCTTCGTAGCCTCCTGCGATGAATGTGGACCCATAACCCAAGAATCTTGTTCCCGAATATT contains these protein-coding regions:
- a CDS encoding 4Fe-4S binding protein, yielding MEKKTPKIGIFVCECGGNIGDVVDVKAVVDAIKSWEGVAVAKYHKYLCSKPAQEMIAEAIKKENLDRVVVASCTPRMHLATFQSVLERAGLNPYMLEFVNIREQDSWVMGPHSSQEATKKAISLIRGGYERSKELEPLETISEKGSREILIVGGGIAGITAALELGYLGYKVHLVERKPSIGGNMAKLTKVFPTLDCAQCILTPRMAEVGRNPNVNLLTYAEVQEVSGRPGNYNVKVFMKPRGVDVQKCRSCGVCAKVCPISVPDEFNEGLSKRKAAYIEFPQAVPSAYVIDFEACNKCRKCEQLCPAKAINIDDAGQVVELKVGGIILATGYQLYDARKLETFGYGVYKDVITMMDLERFVSATGPTGGYVKRADGSDVKRVAIVLCAGSRDKKYIPYCSRICCMYALKQAFVLKKMLGIDVTIYYTDIRATGKGYEDLYWRDQEAGVTFIRGKVAEVFKNNSNGKLVVQAEDTLTGEVGEAEFDMVALATPMVPPKGLKELAEKMKVSIGEDGFITEKHPKLDPVDSLVTGIFACGCALSPKDVRDTVSDGLGAAAKAALFLKSDYVTTSPEKAFVIADLCNGCQACVPVCPVNAITMVDGKAKVDPFQCVGCGACIPVCPQEAIDFKNSTSRQLFAQLRGVLADKDAGEVRVVAFVDKNVGYTGMDFLGLDRANYPENIRIVAVPSTAILGRKHLFSAFAFGADGVLVIEGSEEIDEKFTKKRMIELGRELAQFGVESMRVRYSYVPLPVYKKAAELFVMFTERIKKFGPLADEKRNAIKQKLNV
- a CDS encoding bifunctional acetate--CoA ligase family protein/GNAT family N-acetyltransferase, whose protein sequence is MVTLYLDKIFNPRSVAIIGASDEEGTVGYALMKNFIELGFNGKVYPVNIRKPEVLGLKAYQSVNQIPEPVDLAVIATPAKTVPEIVEQCGKAGIKGIIIISAGFKEIGEEGKALEDKITEIKRKYGLRIIGPNCLGVIRPSVNLNATFISKMPKPGNIAFISQSGALGSAILDWAIEENIGFSNFVSVGSMIDVDFGDLIDYFGTDPKTRSILMYIEGITNARKFLSAARHFARTKPIIVVKAGKFTESAKAAASHTGSLTGEDMIYDAAFKRAGMVRVEEIADLFNAAEVLGMQPLPKGPNLAIITNAGGPGVMATDALIARGGKLAKLSQKTMDYLNSILPPYWSRGNPIDILGDAHADRYKAVVEACLNDENVDGILIIYTSQAVAEPVEIAQAIAEVVKNRGYQNKTILTSFMGRGAVEDANSILNQNSIPTYGTPEQAIKTYLYMYHYKRNLELIYETPEELPVDASPPKRPIMTIIRNAAAENRELLNEAEAKKLLEYYEFPVAKTMVAKTLEEAISCASQIGYPVVLKILSPQITHKTDAGGVILDLKNETEVREAYETIIKNAKAYNPNAEIIGVTVQKMINKRGYEVILGAKTDPLFGPVILFGMGGVGVELFKDFSLGLPPLNQTLVRRMMEETKVYQLLKGYRNVPPANIKLLEEIIVRFSQLLIDFPQIKEIDINPLFINEKEACAIDARILIDKERVFQKIEPHQHLVISPYPKKYETLWRMRDGRTVLLRPIKPEDEPLWLEMFQNFSEESIRYRFFQIIKDTPHEMRVRYCNIDYDREIAIIAELTEEGRRKILGVVRVSIEPDGKTGEIAFIIADPWQGLGLGTKMVDYTIDICRDMGIETLYAIMLPDNHRAISLTQKMGFALKYMEDGTVKGTLSLKEEAVSCEPPKTMEHVLEQTKSQPARVEQKETEKGEALTA